One stretch of Pararhizobium qamdonense DNA includes these proteins:
- a CDS encoding extracellular solute-binding protein: MLKSKRNALMGAALAGVFFASNAYAETTLNALFMAQAAYSEADVRAMTDAFAKANPDVKVNLEFVPYEGLHDKTVLAQGSGGGYDVVLFDVIWPAEYASNKVLVDVSSRVTDDMKKNVLPGAWTTVQYDGAYYGMPWILDTKYLFYNKDILEKAGIKTPPKTWDELAEQAKTIKDKGLLATPIAWSWSQAEAAICDYTTLVSAYGGDFLKDGKPDFQTGGGLDALKYMVTSYSSGISNPNSKEFLEEDVRKVFENGEAAFALNWTYMYNLANTGKDSKVAGKVGVVPAPGVSGKSEVSAVNGSMGLGITATSKHPDEAWNYITFMTSQAVQNQYAKLSLPIWASSYEDAAVSAGQEELIGAAKQSLAAMYPRPTTPKYQELSVALQQAIQEALLGQTSPEDALKTAADNSGL, encoded by the coding sequence ATGCTGAAATCCAAACGCAATGCGCTTATGGGGGCTGCACTGGCCGGCGTATTCTTCGCAAGCAACGCCTATGCCGAGACGACGCTCAACGCGCTGTTCATGGCGCAGGCCGCCTATAGCGAAGCCGATGTTCGCGCCATGACCGACGCCTTTGCCAAGGCCAATCCGGACGTCAAGGTCAATCTGGAATTCGTTCCTTATGAAGGCCTGCACGACAAGACGGTTTTGGCGCAGGGGTCCGGCGGCGGCTATGACGTCGTTCTGTTCGACGTGATCTGGCCGGCCGAATATGCCAGCAACAAGGTTCTGGTCGATGTGTCCTCGCGCGTCACCGACGACATGAAGAAAAACGTTTTGCCCGGCGCCTGGACGACGGTTCAGTATGACGGCGCCTATTACGGCATGCCGTGGATTCTCGATACGAAATACCTGTTCTACAACAAGGACATCCTGGAAAAGGCAGGCATCAAGACACCGCCGAAGACCTGGGACGAGCTTGCCGAACAGGCCAAGACCATCAAGGACAAGGGCCTTCTGGCCACCCCGATCGCCTGGAGCTGGTCGCAGGCGGAAGCCGCGATCTGCGATTACACCACGCTGGTCAGCGCCTATGGCGGCGATTTCCTGAAGGACGGCAAGCCGGACTTCCAGACCGGTGGCGGCCTTGATGCCCTGAAATACATGGTGACGAGCTATTCGTCGGGTATCTCCAACCCGAATTCCAAGGAATTCCTCGAGGAGGACGTCCGCAAGGTGTTTGAAAACGGCGAAGCCGCGTTCGCGCTCAACTGGACCTATATGTACAACCTCGCCAATACGGGCAAGGACAGCAAGGTGGCCGGCAAGGTCGGCGTCGTTCCGGCACCGGGCGTTTCCGGCAAGAGTGAGGTTTCGGCCGTCAACGGCTCGATGGGCCTTGGCATCACCGCGACCAGCAAGCATCCGGATGAGGCCTGGAACTACATCACCTTCATGACCTCGCAGGCCGTGCAGAACCAGTATGCCAAGCTCAGCCTGCCGATCTGGGCGTCGTCCTACGAGGATGCAGCCGTCAGCGCGGGTCAGGAAGAGCTGATCGGCGCTGCCAAGCAATCGCTGGCCGCCATGTATCCGCGCCCGACGACACCGAAATACCAGGAGCTTTCGGTCGCGCTGCAGCAGGCCATCCAGGAAGCGCTGCTTGGCCAGACGAGCCCTGAAGATGCCTTGAAGACCGCCGCCGACAATAGCGGCCTCTAA